The Pyxidicoccus sp. MSG2 DNA segment GAAGGATGCGCAGGCGTTCCATGGGGGCGACCTGCAGGGTGTCATCTCGCGGTTGGACGGGCTGAAGCAGCTCGGTGTCCGCACGGTGTGGCTTTCACCCGTCTTCCAGATGCGGACGGAGAAGTTCTACGGGTACGGCGCCTTCCACGGTTACTGGGTAGAGGACTTCGGGAAGGTGGAGCCGCGCTTCGGTGACGAGGCGCTGCTGGCGAAGCTGTCGGAGGAGTTGCGCCGCCGGGACATGCGGCTGGTGCTGGACGTGGTGCTCAACCACGTGGGCCCCGAGACGAAGCTGGTGCGCGAGAAGCCCCAGTGGTTCCACGGCCTGGGCCCCATCGACAACTGGAACGACACGCGCGAGTTGGTGATGCGCGACGTGCACGGGCTGCCGGACCTGGCGGTGGAGAAGGACGAGGTCTACGAGCATCTGCTGTCGCACTCGGAGCGGTGGGTGGACGCGGTGAAGCCCGCGGGCTTCCGGCTGGACGCGGTGAAGCACATGCCGCTGAAGTTCTGGGCCCGCTACAACGACGACCTGCGGGCCCACGCGGGGAAGGACTTCCTGCTGCTGGGGGAGATGCTGGACGGGGACCCGGTGCTGCTGGCGGACACGATGACGAAGGGCCACTTCGGGACGATGTTCGACTTCCCGCTGGCCTTCGCGCTGGTGGACGTCTTCTGCCGTGACAGGTCGCCCTCTCACCTGGGCGCGGTGCTGTCCAATGACAGGCTGTACCCGGCGCCGGGCTCGTTGGTGACGCTGGTGGACAATCACGATTTGCCCCGGGTGATGAGCGAGTGCGGCGGGGACGTGGAGCGGGTGAAGCGGGCCCTGGCGGTGCAGCTCACCGCGCGCGGGGTGCCGGCGCTCACGTACGGGACGGAGGAGGGGCTGGCGGGGAAGAAGGAGCCGGAGAATCGCGGGGACATGCGCTTCACGGAGGACCATCCGCTGCGCGGCTGGATTTCGAAGCTGCTGGAGCTGCGGCGGGGCAGTGAGGCCCTCCAGGGTGGCGAGACGCTCGTGCTCGCCGCCCGGGAGGACCTCTTTGCCTACGCCCGCGTGACGCCGGACGAGGCCGTGGTGATTGCCGTGAATCGGGGCAGGGGGCTTGTGGACGTGGCGCTTCCGGCGGGGCTCGCGGGAGCACGCGTCTCCGAGCTGTTCGCGGGCACCCCGTTTCCGGGCACCGTTTCCATTCCCGTGCTGCCCGGCCCGGTGACGCTCTTCCGGCTCAAGCCGAGCGAGGCCGGCGGATTCGGCGCGCTGGTGACGCAGGCCCGTACGCGGTGGCGGGGGCAGGGCGAGCGGCGCACGGTGGAGTTGATGGTGGACGACGCGGCCGCGCGACTGGTGGGCAGTGGACCGGAGCTGGGTGGCTGGAAGCCGGAGCGCTCGCTGCGTCCGGAATCGGGCGGATTCAAGCTGTCGCTGCCCGTGGGCGCCGTCTTCGAGTACAAGCTCGTGCGCGACGGCACCCCGGGGAAGTTCGACTGGGAAGGCGGGGACAACCGCCTGTTGTACGTGCCCGAAGGCCGCGAGCCCCTGCGCCTGAGTCTGGCGTGGGGCAAACGCTGAAGGACATCCTCCACTTGCCCCCTCGCCATGAGCGGGGCCGACACCGAGGCCTGAAGTGAACGACCGACTCCTCCGCGCGGCGCGCCGCCAGCCCACCGACACGACGCCCGTGTGGCTGATGCGCCAGGCCGGCCGCTACCTGCCCGAGTACCGGGCCATCCGCGGCAACATCGCCTTCCTGGACCTCTGCAAGCACCCGGACCTGGCGGCCGAGGTGACGGTGCAGCCGGTGACACGCCTGGGCGTGGATGCGGCCATCATCTTCTCGGACATCCTCATCCCCGTGGAGGCCATGGGGATTACGTTGGAGCTGGGCGACAAGGGGCCGCACTTCCCCACCCCGGTGCGCACCGCGGCGGACATCGACAAGCTCGGCGTGCCGGACCCGGTGCAGGGCACGGGCTTCGTGGCCGAGGCCATCCGCCGCACGCGCACGGCGCTGAATGACTCGGTGCCCGTCATCGGCTTCGCGGGCGCGCCCTTCACGCTGGCCGCGTACATGGTCGAGGGCGGCGGCTCGAAGAGCTACATCCTCATCAAGCGGCTGATGTTCGAGCAGCCCGAGCTGGCGCACCGCCTCTTCGGGAAGCTCACGGACACGCTGATTCCGTACCTCAAGATGCAGGTCGAGGCGGGCGCGAGCATCGTCCAGATTTTCGACTCGTGGGGCGGCGAGCTGTCGCCGTGGGACTACGAGCGCTTCTGCATCCCGTACCTGAAGCGGATGGTGTCCGAGCTGAAGGCGACGGGC contains these protein-coding regions:
- a CDS encoding alpha-amylase family glycosyl hydrolase, whose translation is MVLRQRWALAALFLAVGAAGCLLKQSTAPVLAPNGTVVAVAYVRDDKLKRGVVADVPQGVKQRVAEALAKRNLQVQEVPYEQYAAEFARVSESQRRYAMLKAHAPNAPLYLLVETRVSFFGEVSGRFSWEVYVRTTAGRAESTLEPTSVSQDYSAALQYDQQRENDAQLEVSRQIAGQAAGLFDSFLASPLSVPVTDGGPSVVPGLSAPAGEGIEPGTSTPSRPPKPPEDGAADGGTSWVPPAGDAIYFVMVDRFANGDARNDGKVDLKDAQAFHGGDLQGVISRLDGLKQLGVRTVWLSPVFQMRTEKFYGYGAFHGYWVEDFGKVEPRFGDEALLAKLSEELRRRDMRLVLDVVLNHVGPETKLVREKPQWFHGLGPIDNWNDTRELVMRDVHGLPDLAVEKDEVYEHLLSHSERWVDAVKPAGFRLDAVKHMPLKFWARYNDDLRAHAGKDFLLLGEMLDGDPVLLADTMTKGHFGTMFDFPLAFALVDVFCRDRSPSHLGAVLSNDRLYPAPGSLVTLVDNHDLPRVMSECGGDVERVKRALAVQLTARGVPALTYGTEEGLAGKKEPENRGDMRFTEDHPLRGWISKLLELRRGSEALQGGETLVLAAREDLFAYARVTPDEAVVIAVNRGRGLVDVALPAGLAGARVSELFAGTPFPGTVSIPVLPGPVTLFRLKPSEAGGFGALVTQARTRWRGQGERRTVELMVDDAAARLVGSGPELGGWKPERSLRPESGGFKLSLPVGAVFEYKLVRDGTPGKFDWEGGDNRLLYVPEGREPLRLSLAWGKR
- the hemE gene encoding uroporphyrinogen decarboxylase; this encodes MNDRLLRAARRQPTDTTPVWLMRQAGRYLPEYRAIRGNIAFLDLCKHPDLAAEVTVQPVTRLGVDAAIIFSDILIPVEAMGITLELGDKGPHFPTPVRTAADIDKLGVPDPVQGTGFVAEAIRRTRTALNDSVPVIGFAGAPFTLAAYMVEGGGSKSYILIKRLMFEQPELAHRLFGKLTDTLIPYLKMQVEAGASIVQIFDSWGGELSPWDYERFCIPYLKRMVSELKATGVPVIVFGVGMSTHLPLLKSTGADVVGLDWTMPMDEGRKVLGPDVAVQGNLDPLHLFLPREELDGRVRDILQRAGPVGHIFNLGHGILPPTDPDSAKFLVDAVHKHGVALRQGTLGK